A window of the Archocentrus centrarchus isolate MPI-CPG fArcCen1 chromosome 17, fArcCen1, whole genome shotgun sequence genome harbors these coding sequences:
- the LOC115796124 gene encoding uncharacterized protein LOC115796124 isoform X2, translated as MAGISAIFLLFVTSVVCVSDICRGPRCFSGQDWSRPCVGALCQGRTETSSSRRQFDQSAQSRQGQVYPTYQQDAHFRQPKAQSAPLASYTVIQPQHGGFTQAVGTDGTRRTNPRTITAEVFHPGCAGGTCPTTVSHRSTSDDSATRECKGIGCKLPSRMRQKNSKLCVGDGCSTQGDDGRGSSSPVHVTDRAAQFLDELPDSRGWIQLTCDMKPGNNEVPSEDALVLHLQLSKSQEKLVEALKGQQNEIKELQSLLSEQQGMLVNQQREILDQQRRMYDQMEQVKAQYNILMDSIKQTSFQNLQGELDSHMETLSGQVRAHRAQQALSLHKVDMEATVMEDRDECLEIADLCGGQQKCLNTPGGFRCQGMTEREAHSGMCGHGYFFNSEMDECQACNECDGQTTVSPCTITTDTVCSGHSAGHSTLSQSWYGDVTLQGEKGHVLAQAFPSVQLHIEGRGDDLVSIEDGRLVLRQHGLVWLDENLSVSHGCRSFIQVCLRMNNTEGSEGRDLSGIRVEQREGRSPQGVSISGVAEVAPGHIMSLFLRSASHHCNQSTEGLQLFGPSTAPLSLLWLSHDTGAVAMTAQAMVSAHYHTNYRPVFRTTSTSDPYVVGLTHDGRGIRFAESGTVRFVFQQALYSMGQACVSEGFQLLAYLNHNGTSMELLRAFKPGVHYRDTSIALSGAAQVGPGDTLGFEILSPAQCNVRFFGDDTGISILSLVWVPAAISSSLSASVANTGLPSGAVRNKPLFFQQTSPQVTQMELLGKGSTDQRRDFLFRESGTASVALDLKLIHSCSLIKVTLLRRSDSEVSGEGPRLVPVAQQVAGQMSEGSHWASVSLRASFQVHNGTAVFFSLDCVRGRVNQISQQTGSGVSVLWVSA; from the exons ATGGCAGGAATCTCTGCGATATTTTTACTCTTTGTCACATCTGTGGTCTGTGTATCAGACATCTGCCGTGGACCGCGCTGCTTTTCTGGTCAGGACTGGAGCAGACCGTGCGTCGGAGCGCTGTGCCAAGGGCGCACGGAGACATCCTCGTCCCGACGGCAGTTTGACCAATCTGCACAATCCAGGCAAGGACAAGTCTATCCGACCTACCAACAGGATGCTCATTTCCGTCAGCCCAAAGCACAGAGCGCGCCCTTAGCGTCGTACACCGTCATCCAGCCTCAGCACGGAGGCTTTACGCAGGCAGTGGGCACGGATGGCACCAGGAGGACGAACCCGAGGACCATCACGGCGGAGGTGTTCCACCCTGGCTGTGCCGGAGGGACCTGTCCGACGACGGTCTCTCATCGCTCCACAAGTGATGACAGTGCAACGCGGGAGTGCAAAGGGATTGGATGTAAATTGCCTTCCCGAATGCGTCAGAAGAACAGTAAGCTTTGCGTCGGAGACGGTTGCAGTACGCAAGGAGACGACGGGAGAGGAAGCTCGTCACCTGTTCATGTGACGGACAGAGCGGCACAATTTCTGGATGAGCTCCCAGACTCTCGGGGATGGATACAGCTGACATGTGACATGAAACCAG GGAACAACGAAGTTCCCTCGGAGGATGCTCTAGTCTTGCACTTGCAGCTGTCTAAGAGTCAGGAAAAGTTGGTGGAGGCCCTCAAGGGCCAACAGAACGAGATCAAGGAGCTACAGAGTCTGCTCAGTGAGCAGCAAGGAATGTTGGTCAACCAGCAAAGAGAAATACTTGACCAGCAGAGGAGGATGTATGACCAGATGGAGCAA GTAAAAGCCCAGTACAACATACTGATGGACAGCATCAAACAAACATCTTTCCAGAACCTCCAGGGGGAATTGGACAGTCACATGGAAACCTTGAGCGGACAGGTTAGAGCTCACCGAGCACAGCAGGCTCTCTCTTTGCACAAAGTGGACATGGAGGCCACTGTGATGGAG GACAGAGATGAATGTCTTGAAATAGCTGATCTGTGTGGAGGTCAACAGAAGTGTCTTAACACTCCAG GTGGATTCAGATGCCAGGGCATGACAGAGCGAGAAGCACACTCAGGAATGTGTGGCCATGGCTACTTCTTCAACTCAGAGATGGACGAATGTCAAGCCTGCAATGAGTGTGATGGACAAACCACAGTTTCTCCTTGCACCATTACCACAGACACTGTCTGCTCTGGCCATAGTGCTGGCCACAGCACCCTCTCACAGTCTTGGTATGGAGATGTGACTCTCCAGGGAGAAAAAGGACACGTCCTGGCTCAAGCCTTCCCCAGTGTGCAGCTTCATATAGAGGGAAGAGGCGATGATCTGGTGTCCATTGAGGACGGGCGCCTGGTTCTCAGGCAGCACGGTCTCGTCTGGCTGGATGAGAATCTCTCAGTGAGCCATGGCTGCCGCAGCTTCATCCAGGTATGTCTGCGCATGAACAACACAGAAGGCTCTGAAGGTCGTGACCTCAGTGGGATTCGCGTGGAACAGCGGGAGGGCAGGTCGCCCCAAGGTGTCAGCATCAGTGGGGTAGCAGAGGTTGCCCCGGGTCACATCATGTCCCTCTTCCTCCGGAGTGCCAGCCACCACTGTAACCAAAGCACTGAAGGTCTGCAGCTGTTTGGCCCCTCCACAGCTCCACTCAGCCTCCTCTGGCTCTCTCATGACACCGGTGCTGTTGCCATGACAGCACAGGCAATGGTCTCCGCACATTACCACACAAACTATCGCCCAGTCTTCCGCACTACTTCCACCTCTGATCCGTATGTAGTGGGACTTACTCATGATGGTCGTGGGATCCGTTTTGCAGAGAGTGGTACTGTGCGTTTTGTATTCCAGCAGGCATTGTACTCGATGGGCCAGGCATGTGTGAGCGAGGGCTTCCAACTTTTGGCATACCTCAACCATAATGGGACCAGCATGGAGCTGCTCCGTGCCTTTAAACCAGGTGTCCATTACCGGGACACATCAATAGCTCTGTCTGGAGCAGCTCAAGTTGGCCCCGGAGACACGCTGGGTTTTGAAATTCTCTCTCCTGCTCAGTGCAACGTACGCTTCTTTGGTGACGACACGGGTATCAGTATTCTCAGCTTGGTGTGGGTCCCCGCTGCAATTTCTtcgtctctctctgcctctgtggcTAACACCGGCCTTCCCTCAGGAGCAGTTCGGAACAAGCCGTTGTTCTTCCAACAGACCAGTCCTCAGGTGACCCAAATGGAGCTGCTAGGGAAGGGATCCACAGATCAGAGACGAGATTTCCTATTCAGAGAGAGCGGTACAGCCAGTGTCGCTCTGGATCTCAAACTCATTCACTCATGCAGCTTGATCAAGGTGACTCTGCTCAGACGAAGTGATTCAGAGGTTTCAGGAGAGGGACCGCGGCTTGTTCCTGTTGCCCAGCAGGTAGCTGGCCAGATGTCCGAGGGCAGCCACTGGGCCAGTGTGAGTCTGCGAGCATCCTTCCAGGTTCACAACGGCACTGCGGTTTTCTTCTCGCTGGACTGTGTGCGTGGACGAGTCAACCAGATCAGCCAACAAACAGGAAGCGGGGTGTCAGTCCTCTGGGTGTCAGCATAA
- the LOC115796124 gene encoding uncharacterized protein LOC115796124 isoform X1, with protein sequence MAGISAIFLLFVTSVVCVSDICRGPRCFSGQDWSRPCVGALCQGRTETSSSRRQFDQSAQSRQGQVYPTYQQDAHFRQPKAQSAPLASYTVIQPQHGGFTQAVGTDGTRRTNPRTITAEVFHPGCAGGTCPTTVSHRSTSDDSATRECKGIGCKLPSRMRQKNSKLCVGDGCSTQGDDGRGSSSPVHVTDRAAQFLDELPDSRGWIQLTCDMKPGNNEVPSEDALVLHLQLSKSQEKLVEALKGQQNEIKELQSLLSEQQGMLVNQQREILDQQRRMYDQMEQVKAQYNILMDSIKQTSFQNLQGELDSHMETLSGQVRAHRAQQALSLHKVDMEATVMEVGRSLLTCGSCGPEEYCGYSSGRPRCEKCTVCPAGFFLVAQCSVHADRICQDRDECLEIADLCGGQQKCLNTPGGFRCQGMTEREAHSGMCGHGYFFNSEMDECQACNECDGQTTVSPCTITTDTVCSGHSAGHSTLSQSWYGDVTLQGEKGHVLAQAFPSVQLHIEGRGDDLVSIEDGRLVLRQHGLVWLDENLSVSHGCRSFIQVCLRMNNTEGSEGRDLSGIRVEQREGRSPQGVSISGVAEVAPGHIMSLFLRSASHHCNQSTEGLQLFGPSTAPLSLLWLSHDTGAVAMTAQAMVSAHYHTNYRPVFRTTSTSDPYVVGLTHDGRGIRFAESGTVRFVFQQALYSMGQACVSEGFQLLAYLNHNGTSMELLRAFKPGVHYRDTSIALSGAAQVGPGDTLGFEILSPAQCNVRFFGDDTGISILSLVWVPAAISSSLSASVANTGLPSGAVRNKPLFFQQTSPQVTQMELLGKGSTDQRRDFLFRESGTASVALDLKLIHSCSLIKVTLLRRSDSEVSGEGPRLVPVAQQVAGQMSEGSHWASVSLRASFQVHNGTAVFFSLDCVRGRVNQISQQTGSGVSVLWVSA encoded by the exons ATGGCAGGAATCTCTGCGATATTTTTACTCTTTGTCACATCTGTGGTCTGTGTATCAGACATCTGCCGTGGACCGCGCTGCTTTTCTGGTCAGGACTGGAGCAGACCGTGCGTCGGAGCGCTGTGCCAAGGGCGCACGGAGACATCCTCGTCCCGACGGCAGTTTGACCAATCTGCACAATCCAGGCAAGGACAAGTCTATCCGACCTACCAACAGGATGCTCATTTCCGTCAGCCCAAAGCACAGAGCGCGCCCTTAGCGTCGTACACCGTCATCCAGCCTCAGCACGGAGGCTTTACGCAGGCAGTGGGCACGGATGGCACCAGGAGGACGAACCCGAGGACCATCACGGCGGAGGTGTTCCACCCTGGCTGTGCCGGAGGGACCTGTCCGACGACGGTCTCTCATCGCTCCACAAGTGATGACAGTGCAACGCGGGAGTGCAAAGGGATTGGATGTAAATTGCCTTCCCGAATGCGTCAGAAGAACAGTAAGCTTTGCGTCGGAGACGGTTGCAGTACGCAAGGAGACGACGGGAGAGGAAGCTCGTCACCTGTTCATGTGACGGACAGAGCGGCACAATTTCTGGATGAGCTCCCAGACTCTCGGGGATGGATACAGCTGACATGTGACATGAAACCAG GGAACAACGAAGTTCCCTCGGAGGATGCTCTAGTCTTGCACTTGCAGCTGTCTAAGAGTCAGGAAAAGTTGGTGGAGGCCCTCAAGGGCCAACAGAACGAGATCAAGGAGCTACAGAGTCTGCTCAGTGAGCAGCAAGGAATGTTGGTCAACCAGCAAAGAGAAATACTTGACCAGCAGAGGAGGATGTATGACCAGATGGAGCAA GTAAAAGCCCAGTACAACATACTGATGGACAGCATCAAACAAACATCTTTCCAGAACCTCCAGGGGGAATTGGACAGTCACATGGAAACCTTGAGCGGACAGGTTAGAGCTCACCGAGCACAGCAGGCTCTCTCTTTGCACAAAGTGGACATGGAGGCCACTGTGATGGAG GTGGGCCGGTCCCTTTTGACCTGTGGCAGCTGTGGCCCTGAGGAGTACTGTGGCTACAGCAGCGGCCGTCCCCGCTGTGAGAAGTGCACCGTCTGTCCTGCCGGGTTCTTCCTAGTCGCGCAGTGTTCAGTGCACGCAGACAGGATCTGCCAG GACAGAGATGAATGTCTTGAAATAGCTGATCTGTGTGGAGGTCAACAGAAGTGTCTTAACACTCCAG GTGGATTCAGATGCCAGGGCATGACAGAGCGAGAAGCACACTCAGGAATGTGTGGCCATGGCTACTTCTTCAACTCAGAGATGGACGAATGTCAAGCCTGCAATGAGTGTGATGGACAAACCACAGTTTCTCCTTGCACCATTACCACAGACACTGTCTGCTCTGGCCATAGTGCTGGCCACAGCACCCTCTCACAGTCTTGGTATGGAGATGTGACTCTCCAGGGAGAAAAAGGACACGTCCTGGCTCAAGCCTTCCCCAGTGTGCAGCTTCATATAGAGGGAAGAGGCGATGATCTGGTGTCCATTGAGGACGGGCGCCTGGTTCTCAGGCAGCACGGTCTCGTCTGGCTGGATGAGAATCTCTCAGTGAGCCATGGCTGCCGCAGCTTCATCCAGGTATGTCTGCGCATGAACAACACAGAAGGCTCTGAAGGTCGTGACCTCAGTGGGATTCGCGTGGAACAGCGGGAGGGCAGGTCGCCCCAAGGTGTCAGCATCAGTGGGGTAGCAGAGGTTGCCCCGGGTCACATCATGTCCCTCTTCCTCCGGAGTGCCAGCCACCACTGTAACCAAAGCACTGAAGGTCTGCAGCTGTTTGGCCCCTCCACAGCTCCACTCAGCCTCCTCTGGCTCTCTCATGACACCGGTGCTGTTGCCATGACAGCACAGGCAATGGTCTCCGCACATTACCACACAAACTATCGCCCAGTCTTCCGCACTACTTCCACCTCTGATCCGTATGTAGTGGGACTTACTCATGATGGTCGTGGGATCCGTTTTGCAGAGAGTGGTACTGTGCGTTTTGTATTCCAGCAGGCATTGTACTCGATGGGCCAGGCATGTGTGAGCGAGGGCTTCCAACTTTTGGCATACCTCAACCATAATGGGACCAGCATGGAGCTGCTCCGTGCCTTTAAACCAGGTGTCCATTACCGGGACACATCAATAGCTCTGTCTGGAGCAGCTCAAGTTGGCCCCGGAGACACGCTGGGTTTTGAAATTCTCTCTCCTGCTCAGTGCAACGTACGCTTCTTTGGTGACGACACGGGTATCAGTATTCTCAGCTTGGTGTGGGTCCCCGCTGCAATTTCTtcgtctctctctgcctctgtggcTAACACCGGCCTTCCCTCAGGAGCAGTTCGGAACAAGCCGTTGTTCTTCCAACAGACCAGTCCTCAGGTGACCCAAATGGAGCTGCTAGGGAAGGGATCCACAGATCAGAGACGAGATTTCCTATTCAGAGAGAGCGGTACAGCCAGTGTCGCTCTGGATCTCAAACTCATTCACTCATGCAGCTTGATCAAGGTGACTCTGCTCAGACGAAGTGATTCAGAGGTTTCAGGAGAGGGACCGCGGCTTGTTCCTGTTGCCCAGCAGGTAGCTGGCCAGATGTCCGAGGGCAGCCACTGGGCCAGTGTGAGTCTGCGAGCATCCTTCCAGGTTCACAACGGCACTGCGGTTTTCTTCTCGCTGGACTGTGTGCGTGGACGAGTCAACCAGATCAGCCAACAAACAGGAAGCGGGGTGTCAGTCCTCTGGGTGTCAGCATAA